GCCATCGCCAGAGGAAACCACACCAAAAGCCTGGAGCGGGCCGTCATGCGTGCCATCCGGAGGGTGAGGAAAAACGCCTCGGCCAGGACCATGGCCAGCGTCACCGCGCCACCAAACGCCGCCCAAGGGCTCCACAGCCCCCAAACCAGACTTGCCACGATCCACACGTAGCTTCCGTAGACCACCGAGAGCAACCCCACCCGCTTCGGGTCGTAGCGGATGCACTTGGATCCCCAGCGCTTCCGTTGCTCCCAGACCTCTTTCCAGGAACCCGGCGGAGCGGTTTCCACCAAGGTCTCGGGGGCGTCTGCCGAGACGACCTCCCATTGACCGGAGTCAGCGAGCGATTGGACCAGAAAGTCGTCGTCTCCGGAGATCACACCGAGATGTCCGGCGAACCCACGTACGGAATCGAAGGCCTTGCGACGATAGGCGAGGTTGCCGCCGTTGGCGGAAATCGGCATGCCGGCTCCGATGGCCGATGCCTGCACCGCGGCCCATCCCGTCGCTTCCAATGCCCAGATCCCGTGAAACCACGCCGGAACGCCCTCGCTCTTGGCGCAATGGAACACCAGCCCGCAGACAGCCCCGGTGCGGGGGCCGAAGTACGAGAGCATGGTCGATGCCCAGGTCGGACCGGGCAGATTGTCGGCATCGATCTGGAGCACGAACTCGCCCTTGGCCCGAGCCAGGCCCTGGTTCAATGCGTGCTTCTTGGGCGCGCGCCCGGGCGGGAGTTCATCGACTCGCACGACCTCGATGCGGTCGGCGAATTCGGAAAGGATCCCGTCGGTTCCGTCCGTCGAGCGATCGTCGATCACGACGATTTGGAGACGGATTTTGTCGCAGCTCTGGCCCAACAGCGCGGGCAGCAACCGCTGGAGATTCTTCGCCTCGTTGCGGGCGGCCACCAGGATCGTCGCCGTCGTTTCCTGGGAGAAGATCTGGCGCTTGGCCTTGGCATGCAGACCTCGCCACAGCCACCGGAAAAAGGCGACGTGGAATGCCGCGAAGCCGATTCCCAGCGATGGGGCGAGGAAAGCGGTTTGGCTCAGGATAATTTGTCCTTGAGGCCTTGGAGCTTGGCCCAACGCGGATCCACCGGCGGTTCCTCGGCCGGGATCTCTTCAGGAAGAACGCCCA
This DNA window, taken from Fibrobacterota bacterium, encodes the following:
- a CDS encoding glycosyltransferase — its product is MGQAPRPQGQIILSQTAFLAPSLGIGFAAFHVAFFRWLWRGLHAKAKRQIFSQETTATILVAARNEAKNLQRLLPALLGQSCDKIRLQIVVIDDRSTDGTDGILSEFADRIEVVRVDELPPGRAPKKHALNQGLARAKGEFVLQIDADNLPGPTWASTMLSYFGPRTGAVCGLVFHCAKSEGVPAWFHGIWALEATGWAAVQASAIGAGMPISANGGNLAYRRKAFDSVRGFAGHLGVISGDDDFLVQSLADSGQWEVVSADAPETLVETAPPGSWKEVWEQRKRWGSKCIRYDPKRVGLLSVVYGSYVWIVASLVWGLWSPWAAFGGAVTLAMVLAEAFFLTLRMARMTARSRLLVWFPLAMAVQIPVVVLATLMGTFGRFRWKGQQVGAKA